The genomic stretch acttgaaaaaaaaaaacgataacgGATTAGTAATTGTTGGAAAGCGTACACAGGCGGGTAGCTACGTCTAGACATGGTGTGGAGAAGGGGGGCAGCGGAGACGAGTTACGAGACACGCTGGTGCGCAGGGACTCGAAGTAGGTCATCTGCATAGGTTTGTGTAAGGAGAGTTGCTTCAGTGCTTCCTCAAGCGTGAACCACTTTCGTTGGCGGCCTGCAACAGTAATCAGCAAtagcaattaaattaattaatcaataataaaattttaatgcatGTTCTTAGCTAAATCtgagacataaattaaaaaatgatgtgGATCTAATATCCACTCTCAAAAACACCTAGTTTTGCAGATTTTccgataaaaaaatttacagattCTTCAATTTTGACTCTTTTATTGAGGCACTtatgaaatatgattaaaaaagatCAAATCCTAAACATCATACCCTTAACATTGCTGCAGAAGAAagatt from Homalodisca vitripennis isolate AUS2020 chromosome 2, UT_GWSS_2.1, whole genome shotgun sequence encodes the following:
- the LOC124353563 gene encoding diphosphoinositol polyphosphate phosphohydrolase 1-like — translated: MSGRQRKWFTLEEALKQLSLHKPMQMTYFESLRTSVSRNSSPLPPFSTPCLDVATRLCTLSNNY